Proteins encoded in a region of the Bacteroidota bacterium genome:
- a CDS encoding helix-turn-helix transcriptional regulator — MQYTEPPKTVGDHIKKRRLQLGWGATHVAQLLKVSTNTVYNWEKSRREPMVHLIPRITQFLGYTSPFFTGQTTGQKIVSYRQVRGMSQHALALILRVDPGTLGRWERDESSPKGKLKLRLEPFFREIHSVDGGTY, encoded by the coding sequence ATGCAATATACCGAACCGCCGAAGACGGTAGGAGACCATATAAAAAAGAGAAGGCTTCAACTCGGATGGGGGGCAACGCACGTTGCCCAGTTGCTGAAAGTATCAACGAATACGGTATACAACTGGGAAAAGAGCCGGAGAGAACCCATGGTGCACCTGATACCCCGGATAACCCAGTTCCTCGGCTACACCTCTCCATTCTTCACCGGACAAACGACCGGACAGAAGATCGTCTCGTACCGGCAAGTCCGGGGAATGAGCCAACACGCATTGGCCCTCATTCTCAGAGTCGACCCGGGGACATTGGGAAGGTGGGAAAGAGATGAAAGTTCTCCAAAAGGAAAACTCAAATTAAGACTTGAGCCGTTCTTCAGGGAGATTCATTCAGTGGACGGAGGGACATATTAA